A genome region from Defluviimonas aquaemixtae includes the following:
- a CDS encoding DMT family transporter — MSFVETDVARQGRNRAIGIFCALGGAFLFSANDVLIKLLSSGYALHQVVLIRSLIALGVLLALIVPLQGGIAALRTRRIGMHVLRGLCVVIANMTFFTALAAMPLVDAVAIFFVSPLLITAFSVLILGESVGARRWGSVIIGLLGVVIMLRPGTDAFRLAALLPLIAATGYAMLQILTRKIGGTESATAMTFYILLTFIAVSGAMGLFFGDGRFAGSGHASIEFLFRAWIWPEPRDWLTFVALGFASAFAGVLISQAYRVGEAAVIAPFEYVAMPLAVFWGVVAFGEWPDTIAWAGTTLIVGGGIYMFVREALANRRIAARRPPPVR, encoded by the coding sequence TGTAGAGACAGACGTTGCCCGCCAGGGGCGGAACCGCGCGATCGGTATCTTCTGCGCGCTCGGCGGGGCCTTCCTGTTCTCAGCCAACGACGTCCTGATCAAGCTTCTGTCGTCGGGATACGCGCTGCATCAGGTCGTACTGATCCGCTCGCTGATCGCGCTTGGCGTGCTTCTGGCCCTGATCGTGCCGCTTCAGGGCGGTATTGCCGCGCTTCGGACACGCCGGATCGGGATGCACGTCCTGCGCGGGCTTTGTGTGGTGATTGCGAACATGACCTTTTTCACGGCGCTTGCCGCTATGCCGCTCGTCGACGCGGTGGCGATCTTCTTTGTCAGTCCCCTGCTCATCACCGCCTTTTCGGTACTGATACTGGGCGAAAGCGTTGGCGCCCGGCGCTGGGGCTCGGTCATCATCGGCCTGCTTGGCGTCGTGATCATGCTACGCCCGGGAACCGACGCCTTCCGCCTCGCCGCGCTCCTGCCGCTGATAGCGGCGACAGGATACGCGATGCTCCAAATTCTCACGCGGAAGATCGGCGGCACCGAATCCGCAACGGCCATGACGTTCTACATCCTGCTCACCTTCATCGCGGTGTCGGGCGCAATGGGCCTTTTCTTCGGTGATGGCCGTTTCGCCGGATCGGGCCATGCCTCGATCGAGTTCCTTTTTCGCGCCTGGATCTGGCCTGAGCCCCGCGACTGGCTGACTTTCGTAGCGCTCGGCTTCGCGAGCGCCTTCGCGGGCGTGCTCATCAGCCAGGCATACCGCGTGGGTGAGGCCGCGGTGATCGCACCTTTCGAATATGTCGCGATGCCGCTCGCGGTCTTCTGGGGCGTCGTGGCCTTTGGCGAATGGCCCGACACGATTGCCTGGGCGGGGACCACGCTGATTGTCGGCGGCGGGATTTACATGTTCGTTCGCGAGGCGCTGGCGAACCGGCGCATCGCGGCGCGCCGGCCGCCGCCGGTGCGCTGA
- a CDS encoding HAD family hydrolase, with protein sequence MARPEAVIFDIGNVLIEWQPERFYDRVMGVAERMRMFSEIDLHGMNEAIDRGAPFRETIYALAQRHPEWEDKIRLWYHNWIEMASPEIPHSVRLFRALRKRGVPVFALTNFGDETFAHAEPSYPFLAEFDRAYVSGRLQVTKPDPRIYEIVEADCGVTPEGLLFTDDRADNITAAKARGWQVHHFDGPDGLAARLVSEGLLDEGEAA encoded by the coding sequence ATGGCGCGGCCCGAGGCGGTGATCTTCGACATCGGCAACGTACTTATCGAATGGCAGCCCGAGCGGTTCTACGATCGAGTCATGGGCGTGGCCGAGCGGATGCGCATGTTCAGCGAGATCGACCTGCACGGCATGAACGAGGCAATCGACCGTGGCGCCCCCTTTCGCGAAACGATCTATGCCCTCGCCCAGCGGCATCCCGAATGGGAGGACAAGATCCGGCTCTGGTATCACAACTGGATCGAAATGGCCTCGCCCGAGATCCCGCACTCCGTCCGCCTGTTCAGGGCGCTGCGCAAGCGCGGCGTGCCAGTCTTCGCGCTGACGAATTTCGGCGACGAAACCTTTGCCCATGCCGAACCCAGCTACCCGTTCCTCGCCGAATTCGACCGCGCCTATGTCTCGGGCCGCCTACAGGTGACGAAGCCCGATCCCCGCATCTACGAAATCGTCGAGGCGGATTGCGGCGTGACCCCCGAAGGCCTTCTCTTCACCGACGACCGGGCCGACAATATCACCGCCGCCAAGGCGCGCGGTTGGCAGGTGCATCACTTCGACGGGCCGGATGGCCTTGCCGCCCGGCTCGTCTCCGAGGGGCTTCTGGACGAAGGGGAGGCCGCATGA
- a CDS encoding ornithine cyclodeaminase family protein — protein MTIEIIGPEAEAKLDWIELTEAIEAGHRLPRAEVGDTVLRRGEDTLLTRSAWIDGMGLAVKAATIYPGNQTLGLPNLHGVVALFSDREGLPEAYLDFALVTKWKTAADSLLAARRLARPDAEMFLLVGAGTVASSMVEAYSAAFPKARFHVWTRTPESARAFADATGATPEPDLEAAVRKADVIATATMATEPMIRGEWLKPGTHLDLIGAYRPDMREVNDDVMKRARIFVDARATTIRHIGEIMAPLASGAITEGDILGDFYDIASGDFVRGADDEITLCKNGGGAHLDLMTARYILDTVKR, from the coding sequence ATGACAATCGAAATCATCGGGCCGGAGGCGGAGGCGAAGCTCGACTGGATCGAACTGACCGAGGCAATCGAGGCCGGCCACCGTCTGCCCAGGGCCGAGGTAGGAGACACCGTCCTCAGGCGCGGCGAGGACACGCTTCTGACACGCTCGGCCTGGATCGACGGCATGGGCCTCGCGGTGAAGGCGGCGACGATTTATCCCGGCAACCAGACGCTCGGCCTGCCGAACCTGCACGGGGTGGTGGCGCTGTTCTCCGACCGCGAGGGCCTGCCGGAAGCCTATCTCGACTTCGCGCTCGTGACGAAGTGGAAGACCGCCGCCGACAGCCTTCTGGCCGCGCGCCGACTCGCGCGGCCCGACGCTGAGATGTTCCTGCTGGTGGGGGCGGGCACTGTCGCGAGCTCGATGGTCGAGGCCTATTCCGCCGCCTTCCCCAAGGCCCGCTTCCACGTCTGGACCCGGACGCCCGAAAGCGCCCGCGCCTTCGCCGATGCCACGGGCGCGACCCCGGAGCCCGACCTCGAGGCCGCCGTGCGGAAGGCCGACGTGATCGCCACCGCGACCATGGCGACCGAGCCGATGATCCGGGGTGAATGGCTCAAGCCGGGCACGCATCTCGACCTTATCGGCGCCTACCGCCCCGACATGCGCGAAGTGAACGACGATGTGATGAAGCGCGCCCGCATCTTCGTCGATGCGCGTGCCACGACCATCCGCCACATTGGCGAGATCATGGCCCCCCTTGCCTCTGGCGCGATCACGGAGGGCGATATCCTGGGCGATTTCTATGACATCGCATCGGGAGATTTTGTCCGCGGCGCGGATGACGAGATCACGCTCTGCAAGAACGGCGGGGGCGCGCATCTCGACCTGATGACCGCGCGCTACATACTCGACACGGTCAAGCGCTGA
- a CDS encoding MFS transporter, translating into METRAPLFTPVLVAGCIIIMLGFAVRASFGVFQIPIAEEFGWLRAEFSFAIAIQNLAWGIGQPIFGAIAEKFGDRKAIIAGALSYAAGLVLSAYAITPGQHQLLEILVGFGIAGTGFGVILAVVGRASSAENRSLALGIATAAGSAGQVFGAPVAEILLGYAPWQTVFVIFAAVILSSLLVLPMMRAPEAASRVELEESMGEVLLKAFRDPSYMLIFLGFFSCGYQLAFITAHFPAFVTEMCGAIDPSGTLAALGVTTTSALGAISISLIGIANIVGTVTAGWLGKRYSKKYLLASIYTGRTLVAAAFIMVPMTPTTVILFSVVMGALWLATVPLTSGLVAHIYGLRYMGTLYGFVFFSHQLGSFVGVWLGGRMYDAYGSYTAVWWIGVAVGAFSAIVHLPIREQPFDRAALA; encoded by the coding sequence ATGGAAACGCGCGCGCCGCTCTTCACTCCGGTTCTCGTAGCCGGCTGCATAATAATCATGCTCGGCTTCGCCGTTCGGGCGAGTTTCGGCGTTTTCCAGATTCCGATCGCGGAAGAGTTCGGCTGGCTCCGGGCGGAGTTCAGCTTCGCCATCGCGATCCAGAATCTCGCCTGGGGTATCGGCCAGCCGATCTTCGGGGCGATCGCCGAAAAATTCGGCGACCGGAAGGCGATCATCGCGGGCGCACTGTCCTATGCGGCCGGTCTTGTGCTTTCAGCCTACGCCATTACTCCCGGCCAGCACCAACTTCTTGAAATCCTTGTCGGCTTTGGCATCGCGGGCACCGGCTTTGGTGTCATCCTCGCGGTCGTCGGCCGCGCGTCGAGTGCCGAGAACCGCTCGCTGGCGCTGGGAATCGCAACAGCGGCAGGTTCGGCCGGCCAGGTTTTCGGCGCACCGGTGGCAGAAATCCTGCTGGGCTATGCCCCCTGGCAGACGGTCTTCGTGATCTTCGCCGCCGTGATCCTGTCGTCGCTCCTTGTCCTGCCGATGATGCGCGCGCCCGAGGCGGCGAGCCGCGTGGAGCTTGAAGAGAGTATGGGCGAGGTGCTGCTCAAGGCGTTCCGCGACCCCTCCTACATGCTGATCTTTCTTGGCTTCTTCTCGTGCGGCTATCAACTCGCCTTCATTACCGCCCATTTCCCGGCCTTCGTGACCGAGATGTGCGGTGCGATCGACCCCTCGGGCACGCTCGCCGCGCTCGGTGTTACAACGACATCCGCGCTGGGTGCGATCTCGATCTCGCTCATTGGGATTGCCAATATCGTGGGCACGGTGACCGCGGGTTGGCTCGGCAAGCGATACTCGAAGAAGTACCTGCTGGCGTCGATCTACACCGGTCGTACGCTTGTCGCCGCCGCGTTCATCATGGTGCCGATGACGCCGACGACGGTGATACTCTTTTCGGTTGTCATGGGGGCACTCTGGCTTGCGACCGTGCCGCTTACGTCTGGTCTTGTCGCCCACATCTACGGGCTGCGTTACATGGGCACGCTCTATGGCTTCGTCTTTTTCTCCCACCAGCTGGGCTCGTTCGTCGGAGTCTGGTTGGGCGGACGGATGTACGACGCCTATGGCAGCTACACCGCCGTCTGGTGGATCGGCGTCGCGGTGGGCGCATTCTCGGCAATCGTCCATCTGCCGATCAGGGAACAGCCTTTCGACCGCGCTGCCCTGGCCTGA
- the zapE gene encoding cell division protein ZapE produces the protein MAETLTEIYDRMTHEGGLKQDAAQRALLPELQRIREELEATNGRRKGLLGGIFAKPQNGVKGLYIWGGVGRGKSMLMDLFHETVAIEAKRRVHFHAFMQEVQAKLHEVRKTGVDDAIKPAAEEIAGEVRLLDFDEMQITDIADAMIVGRLFQMLFDRGVTIVTTSNRHPDDLYKDGLNRPLFLPFIALLKERLTVRELESETDYRQHRLEGERVYFAPAGAEAEVALTRIWLELTGGGGDAELKLVVKGREIVIPNYHAGVARASFWELCGRPLGPADYLAIAGAIRVLILEEIPHLSAENYNEAKRFVTLIDALYEAKVRLIASAADEPERLYIEGAGSFEFERTASRLREMQSEGWGR, from the coding sequence ATGGCCGAGACGCTGACCGAGATCTATGACCGGATGACGCATGAGGGCGGGCTGAAGCAGGACGCCGCGCAGCGCGCGCTCCTGCCCGAGCTTCAGCGCATCCGCGAGGAGCTGGAGGCTACGAATGGGCGGCGGAAGGGGCTCTTGGGCGGCATCTTCGCCAAGCCGCAGAACGGCGTGAAGGGGCTCTACATCTGGGGCGGCGTCGGGCGCGGCAAGTCTATGCTCATGGACCTCTTCCACGAGACCGTCGCGATAGAGGCCAAGCGGCGGGTGCATTTCCACGCCTTCATGCAGGAGGTGCAGGCGAAGCTGCACGAGGTCCGGAAGACTGGCGTCGATGACGCGATCAAGCCGGCCGCGGAGGAGATCGCGGGCGAGGTCCGGCTTCTGGATTTCGACGAGATGCAGATCACCGACATTGCCGATGCGATGATCGTCGGGCGGCTCTTCCAGATGCTCTTCGACCGCGGCGTGACGATCGTGACGACCTCGAACCGCCACCCGGATGACCTCTACAAGGACGGGCTGAACCGGCCGCTCTTCCTGCCCTTCATCGCGCTCCTGAAGGAGCGGCTCACGGTCCGCGAGTTGGAAAGCGAGACCGACTACCGCCAGCACCGGCTGGAAGGCGAAAGGGTCTATTTCGCGCCCGCCGGGGCCGAGGCAGAGGTGGCGCTTACGCGGATCTGGCTCGAACTCACGGGCGGCGGCGGGGATGCGGAACTGAAGCTCGTCGTCAAGGGGCGCGAGATCGTCATTCCGAATTATCACGCGGGCGTCGCGCGGGCCTCGTTCTGGGAGCTTTGCGGCCGCCCGCTCGGCCCTGCCGACTACCTCGCCATCGCCGGGGCGATTCGGGTGCTGATCCTCGAGGAGATCCCGCATCTTTCGGCCGAGAACTACAACGAGGCCAAGCGGTTCGTGACGCTGATCGATGCGCTTTACGAAGCGAAGGTCCGGCTGATCGCCTCGGCCGCCGACGAGCCCGAACGCCTCTATATCGAAGGCGCGGGATCGTTCGAGTTCGAGCGCACCGCGAGCCGACTGCGCGAGATGCAGAGCGAAGGCTGGGGCCGGTAG
- a CDS encoding GntR family transcriptional regulator — protein MSDSPEDIIVASVIDAISEQRLPAGAKLGEQALSDLFSCNRANVRRALASLAAQHVVELRPNRGAFVMTPSPKEARDVFQARHTVERTIARHAAGRASKEDISYLRTNIAEEARARASGDKPAELRLSRQFHMRIATIAGNQVLERFLSELTMRTTLIIGLYAATGGSNCAEDEHDRIVDALEAGDADRLVDLMDEHLRHLEAGLTFQNPKASSSSLRDQLLRPAATGT, from the coding sequence ATGAGCGACTCGCCCGAAGACATCATCGTCGCCTCGGTGATCGACGCGATTTCCGAACAACGCCTGCCCGCGGGCGCGAAGCTCGGCGAGCAGGCGCTGAGCGACCTCTTCTCGTGCAACCGCGCGAACGTGCGCCGGGCGCTGGCCTCGCTCGCCGCGCAGCACGTGGTCGAGCTGCGCCCCAATCGCGGCGCCTTCGTGATGACGCCCTCACCGAAGGAGGCGCGCGACGTCTTCCAGGCCCGCCACACGGTCGAACGCACGATTGCGCGGCATGCCGCCGGCCGCGCGTCGAAGGAGGACATCTCCTATCTGCGCACAAACATCGCCGAGGAGGCGCGCGCCCGCGCCTCCGGCGACAAGCCCGCCGAACTGCGCCTGTCGCGCCAGTTCCACATGCGGATCGCAACGATCGCGGGCAATCAGGTGCTGGAGCGGTTCCTCTCCGAACTGACCATGCGCACCACCCTCATCATTGGTCTCTACGCCGCGACCGGCGGGTCGAATTGTGCCGAGGACGAGCATGACCGGATCGTCGATGCGCTGGAGGCGGGGGACGCCGACCGTCTCGTCGATCTAATGGACGAACATCTCAGGCATCTCGAGGCGGGCCTGACCTTCCAGAACCCCAAGGCGTCGTCCTCCAGCCTGAGAGACCAGCTTCTGAGGCCTGCCGCGACCGGGACATAG
- a CDS encoding aspartate/glutamate racemase family protein, producing MNILVVNPNSTESMTRKIIETANRVASAGVSVHGATAKGAPASIEGHFDEAMSVPALLSCVRAAEDEGVDGIVVACFDDPGIGACREIATGPVLGICEAAVKAASMLATSFTVVTTLPRSVPVIERLIHGYGLSHQCRRVRSAEIPVLALEEPGSNAREKILEEIQRAIEEDRCEAVVLGCAGMADLTAWLSEETGIPVIDGVSVATRMVEALVGCGLKTSKINAYARPNVK from the coding sequence ATGAACATCCTGGTGGTCAATCCGAATTCGACGGAATCGATGACCCGCAAGATCATCGAGACCGCGAACCGGGTCGCGAGCGCCGGCGTCTCGGTGCATGGCGCGACGGCCAAGGGCGCGCCGGCCAGCATCGAGGGCCATTTCGACGAGGCGATGTCGGTGCCCGCGCTGCTGTCCTGCGTCCGCGCGGCGGAGGACGAGGGCGTCGACGGCATCGTCGTCGCCTGTTTCGACGATCCCGGCATCGGCGCCTGCCGCGAGATCGCGACCGGCCCGGTGCTCGGCATCTGCGAGGCGGCGGTGAAGGCCGCGAGCATGCTCGCGACCTCGTTCACGGTCGTGACGACGCTGCCGCGCTCGGTGCCGGTCATCGAACGGCTGATCCACGGCTACGGCCTGTCGCATCAGTGCCGCCGCGTGCGGTCGGCCGAGATCCCGGTCCTCGCGCTCGAGGAGCCGGGATCGAACGCGCGCGAGAAGATCCTCGAGGAAATTCAGCGCGCCATCGAGGAGGACCGCTGCGAGGCGGTGGTGCTGGGCTGCGCCGGAATGGCGGACCTGACCGCCTGGCTGAGCGAGGAGACCGGCATTCCCGTCATCGACGGGGTGAGCGTCGCGACGCGGATGGTTGAGGCGCTGGTCGGCTGCGGCCTGAAGACCAGCAAGATCAACGCCTATGCGCGGCCCAATGTGAAGTAG
- a CDS encoding NCS1 family transporter, whose translation MTATHATADPTLVPPQDHVTHIEHKAIGEESLAPQETRIMDPWSYLFAWLGGCVSIGTFTIGSGLVGTLNLLQTFVAIAIGCTVIGLALMINGQAGHKYGIPFMVQARSAFGFTGTRIPALVRSVPAIVWYGFQSWIGAGALNLVSATLFGYDNIVVFFIGFQLLQIGLSVLGFHGIKWLENIGSVFIIGSLVYMFFSVISKYGEEISANLVNVEGTWGAPFWGATMLFLGIYSTMMLNVSDYSRELRRNVGPLRQVAIYANSILPATLFMGLIGLMVSGATGEVDPIKVFSSAVDNKPLLVITLLFIAFAQVTTNILNNVVPPAYALMDVFKINFKTSAVIVGLLAFATFPWELVKDESAAGLSLFIQTYSAFLGPIFAILVVDYFVLRRQVLDLDKLYDPEGPYSGVNWAAVFAMGFGVVTALTFSGVSWYASLLPAGIAYYVLMQIMPSARRFLDR comes from the coding sequence ATGACTGCAACCCACGCTACGGCGGACCCGACACTGGTGCCGCCCCAAGATCACGTCACCCATATCGAGCACAAGGCGATCGGGGAGGAGAGCCTTGCGCCGCAGGAAACGCGGATCATGGACCCCTGGTCCTATCTCTTCGCCTGGCTCGGCGGCTGCGTGTCGATCGGCACGTTCACCATCGGCTCGGGCCTCGTCGGCACGCTTAACCTTCTGCAGACCTTCGTGGCGATCGCGATCGGCTGCACGGTGATCGGCCTCGCGCTGATGATCAACGGCCAGGCCGGGCACAAATACGGCATCCCCTTCATGGTGCAGGCGCGGTCGGCCTTCGGCTTCACCGGCACGCGCATACCGGCGCTCGTGCGCTCTGTCCCTGCCATCGTCTGGTACGGCTTCCAAAGCTGGATCGGCGCGGGGGCGTTGAACCTCGTCTCGGCGACGCTCTTTGGCTACGACAACATCGTCGTCTTCTTCATCGGCTTCCAGCTGCTGCAGATCGGGCTGTCGGTCCTCGGCTTCCACGGCATCAAGTGGCTCGAGAACATCGGCTCGGTCTTCATCATCGGGTCGCTGGTCTACATGTTCTTCAGCGTCATCAGCAAATACGGCGAGGAGATCTCGGCCAACCTCGTGAACGTCGAGGGCACCTGGGGCGCGCCGTTCTGGGGGGCGACGATGCTGTTCCTCGGCATCTACTCGACGATGATGCTGAACGTCAGCGACTATTCGCGCGAGCTGCGCCGCAATGTCGGGCCGCTGCGGCAGGTGGCGATCTACGCCAACTCGATCCTGCCCGCGACGCTCTTCATGGGGCTCATCGGGCTCATGGTGTCCGGCGCGACGGGCGAGGTCGATCCGATCAAGGTCTTCTCGAGCGCCGTGGACAACAAGCCGCTTCTCGTCATCACGCTTCTCTTCATCGCCTTCGCGCAGGTGACGACGAACATCCTGAACAACGTCGTCCCGCCCGCGTACGCGCTGATGGACGTGTTCAAGATAAACTTCAAGACCTCGGCGGTGATCGTCGGTCTTCTCGCCTTCGCGACCTTCCCGTGGGAACTCGTGAAGGACGAATCGGCGGCCGGTCTGAGCCTCTTCATCCAGACCTATTCCGCCTTCCTCGGCCCGATCTTCGCGATCCTCGTCGTGGACTACTTCGTGCTGCGCAGGCAGGTTCTGGATCTCGACAAGCTCTACGATCCGGAAGGTCCCTACAGCGGCGTCAACTGGGCGGCCGTCTTCGCGATGGGCTTCGGGGTCGTGACCGCGCTGACCTTCTCGGGCGTGTCGTGGTACGCGAGCCTCTTGCCCGCCGGTATCGCCTACTACGTGCTGATGCAGATCATGCCGAGCGCGCGGCGGTTCCTCGACCGCTGA
- a CDS encoding bifunctional folylpolyglutamate synthase/dihydrofolate synthase: protein MSKGSDLILSRMMALHPKIIDLTLDRVWRLLEALGHPERALPPVIHIAGTNGKGSTQAMIRAGLEAKGERVHAYTSPHLARFHERIRLAGELISEDRLTDILAECEAANGGIPITYFEITTCAALLAFARTEADWTLLEVGLGGRLDATNVVDRPALTIITPVSLDHQQYLGDTLPEIAGEKAGIIKRGVPCIVGPQEDDGLEVIEAKAARLGAPLLVHGQHWRAWEERGRLIFQDETGLLDLPLPNLPGPHQIDNAGAALAALRHLGADEAACEAAVTTAYWPARMQRLTHGPLVEAAGSCELWLDGGHNPAAGRMLAGTIATMPPKPTHLVVGMLNTKDIGGYLRPLAEHATSLTAVSIPGEAATLTAEQTQEAAARAGIAAALAESVVAAIRTVAANDPGARILICGSLYLAGGVLRENG from the coding sequence ATGTCCAAGGGTTCCGACCTGATCCTGTCGCGCATGATGGCGCTTCACCCGAAGATCATCGACCTGACGCTCGACCGGGTCTGGCGGCTCCTGGAGGCGCTCGGCCATCCCGAACGCGCCCTGCCGCCGGTGATCCACATCGCGGGCACGAACGGCAAGGGCTCGACCCAGGCGATGATCCGCGCGGGTCTCGAGGCGAAGGGGGAACGCGTCCACGCCTACACATCGCCCCACCTCGCCCGCTTTCACGAGCGGATCCGGCTGGCCGGAGAGCTGATCTCCGAGGACCGCCTGACCGATATCCTGGCCGAGTGCGAAGCGGCGAACGGCGGTATCCCGATCACCTATTTCGAGATCACGACCTGCGCCGCGCTGCTTGCCTTCGCGCGGACCGAGGCCGACTGGACGCTTCTCGAAGTCGGCCTCGGCGGGCGGCTCGACGCGACCAATGTTGTCGACCGGCCCGCGCTCACGATCATCACCCCCGTCTCGCTCGACCACCAGCAGTATCTGGGCGACACGCTGCCCGAGATCGCAGGCGAGAAGGCCGGGATCATCAAGCGCGGCGTGCCCTGTATCGTCGGCCCGCAGGAAGACGACGGGCTCGAGGTGATCGAGGCGAAGGCCGCGAGGCTCGGCGCGCCGCTCCTCGTCCACGGCCAGCATTGGCGGGCATGGGAAGAACGCGGGCGGCTCATCTTCCAGGACGAAACCGGTCTCCTGGACCTGCCGCTGCCAAATCTGCCCGGCCCGCATCAGATCGACAATGCGGGCGCCGCGCTCGCCGCCCTCCGTCATCTCGGAGCCGACGAGGCCGCTTGCGAGGCCGCCGTCACGACAGCCTACTGGCCGGCCCGCATGCAGCGGCTTACCCATGGCCCGCTGGTCGAGGCGGCCGGGTCGTGCGAACTCTGGCTTGACGGAGGCCACAATCCGGCGGCGGGACGCATGCTGGCCGGCACGATTGCGACAATGCCGCCGAAGCCCACCCATCTTGTCGTCGGCATGCTGAACACCAAGGACATCGGCGGCTATCTCCGCCCGCTGGCCGAACACGCGACATCGCTCACCGCCGTCTCGATCCCCGGCGAGGCCGCGACGTTGACGGCCGAGCAGACGCAAGAGGCCGCGGCCCGCGCCGGCATCGCCGCCGCTCTGGCCGAAAGCGTGGTCGCGGCCATCCGGACCGTCGCAGCGAACGACCCCGGCGCGCGCATACTCATCTGCGGGTCGCTCTACCTCGCGGGCGGCGTGCTGCGTGAGAACGGCTGA
- the accD gene encoding acetyl-CoA carboxylase, carboxyltransferase subunit beta — translation MNWITNYVRPTINSLFSRREVPDNLWSKCPECGTMLFHRELAENLNVCTNCDHHLAIAPRERFAHLFDGGVFTEVKVPEPIADPLHFRDQKRYPDRMRAAQKATGEKEAMLVAEGEIDRTPVVVAAQNFAFMGGSMSMYVGNAIIAGAERAVKHKRPFVLFSAAGGARMQEGILGLMQMPRTTIAVEMVRDAGLPYVVVLTHPTTGGVTASYAMLGDVQLAEPNALIGFAGARVIEQTIREKLPEGFQRSEYLLDHGMLDRVTHRKDLKQELVTILRMLTRQPPAVKGDLPKPDDGAKPEAKADAKPDAKPGEKMDTAAKEASGAK, via the coding sequence ATGAACTGGATCACGAACTACGTCCGGCCCACCATCAACTCGCTCTTCTCTCGGCGGGAGGTGCCCGACAATCTCTGGTCCAAGTGCCCCGAATGCGGGACGATGCTTTTCCATCGTGAACTGGCCGAAAACCTCAATGTCTGCACCAATTGCGACCACCATCTTGCGATCGCCCCGCGCGAGCGATTCGCCCACCTTTTCGATGGCGGCGTATTCACCGAGGTCAAGGTGCCCGAACCGATCGCCGATCCGCTGCATTTCCGCGATCAGAAAAGGTATCCCGACCGCATGAGGGCGGCTCAGAAGGCGACCGGCGAAAAGGAAGCAATGCTCGTCGCCGAAGGGGAGATCGACCGCACGCCCGTCGTCGTCGCGGCCCAGAACTTCGCGTTCATGGGCGGATCGATGTCGATGTATGTGGGCAATGCCATCATCGCGGGCGCCGAGCGCGCGGTGAAGCACAAACGGCCCTTTGTCCTTTTCTCCGCCGCTGGCGGAGCGCGGATGCAGGAAGGCATCCTCGGTCTGATGCAGATGCCGCGCACGACCATTGCGGTCGAGATGGTGCGCGATGCAGGCCTGCCCTACGTCGTGGTCCTCACCCATCCGACGACCGGCGGCGTAACGGCCTCCTACGCGATGCTGGGCGATGTACAACTCGCCGAACCCAACGCGCTCATCGGCTTTGCGGGCGCCCGCGTGATCGAACAGACGATCCGCGAGAAGCTGCCCGAAGGCTTCCAGCGCTCGGAATACCTCTTAGATCACGGCATGCTGGACCGCGTCACGCACCGCAAGGATTTGAAGCAAGAGCTCGTAACGATCCTGCGCATGCTCACGCGCCAGCCGCCCGCGGTGAAGGGCGACCTGCCGAAGCCGGACGACGGTGCCAAGCCGGAAGCGAAGGCCGATGCGAAGCCGGACGCGAAACCGGGCGAAAAGATGGACACCGCCGCCAAGGAGGCGTCGGGCGCGAAATAG